A stretch of Gossypium hirsutum isolate 1008001.06 chromosome A06, Gossypium_hirsutum_v2.1, whole genome shotgun sequence DNA encodes these proteins:
- the LOC107962030 gene encoding ribulose bisphosphate carboxylase/oxygenase activase 1, chloroplastic, producing MAAAISTVAAAAAANRALGVSVPTSAFMGKKVSSRFNNTRQVPSGSFKVMAAEKEIDEETQTEKDRWKGLAYDISDDQQDITRGKGMVDSLFQAPMNDGTHYAVMSSYEYISQGLKTYNLDNNMDGFYIAPAFMDKLVVHISKNFMSLPNIKVPLILGIWGGKGQGKSFQCELVFAKMGINPIMMSAGELESGNAGEPAKLIRQRYREAADIIKKGKMCALFINDLDAGAGRMGGTTQYTVNNQMVNATLMNIADNPTNVQLPGMYNKEENPRVPIIVTGNDFSTLYAPLIRDGRMEKFYWAPTRDDRIGVCKGIFRTDGVRDEDIVKLVDTFPGQSIDFFGALRARVYDDEVRKWISEVGVASVGKKLVNSREGPPTFEQPKMTIEKLLEYGNMLVAEQENVKRVQLADKYLSEAALGEANEDSINRGTFYGKAAQQVGVPVPEGCTDPNADNFDPTARSDDGTCTYKF from the exons ATGGCTGCAGCCATCTCCACCGTCGCCGCCGCTGCCGCCGCCAACCGAGCTCTGGGAGTGTCAGTCCCAACCTCAGCTTTCATGGGGAAGAAAGTGAGCTCGAGATTCAACAACACCAGGCAGGTTCCTTCGGGAAGTTTTAAGGTGATGGCGGCCGAAAAAGAGATAGACGAAGAGACACAGACCGAAAAGGACCGATGGAAAGGGTTGGCTTACGATATTTCGGACGACCAACAAGACATTACTCGAGGGAAAGGGATGGTGGATTCCTTGTTCCAAGCTCCCATGAATGATGGAACTCACTATGCTGTCATGAGTTCCTATGAATACATCAGCCAAGGTCTTAAAAC gtACAATTTGGACAACAACATGGATGGTTTCTACATCGCTCCTGCATTCATGGACAAGCTTGTTGTTCACATCAGCAAGAACTTCATGTCCCTCCCTAACATTAAGGTTCCTCTAATCCTGGGTATTTGGGGAGGCAAAGGTCAAGGAAAATCTTTCCAATGTGAGCTTGTGTTTGCCAAGATGGGTATCAA CCCCATCATGATGAGTGCCGGAGAACTGGAAAGTGGAAACGCCGGTGAACCAGCCAAGTTGATCAGGCAAAGGTACCGTGAAGCCGCCGACATAATCAAAAAGGGCAAAATGTGCGCCTTGTTCATTAATGATCTCGATGCTGGTGCCGGTCGTATGGGAGGAACCACCCAATACACCGTCAACAACCAGATGGTTAACGCTACCCTCATGAACATCGCCGATAACCCCACCAACGTCCAGCTCCCCGGTATGTACAACAAGGAAGAGAACCCCCGTGTCCCCATCATCGTCACTGGTAACGATTTCTCCACACTGTATGCTCCTCTCATCCGTGACGGTCGTATGGAGAAATTTTACTGGGCACCAACTAGGGACGACCGTATCGGTGTTTGCAAAGGTATTTTCAGGACCGACGGCGTCCGAGATGAAGACATTGTTAAGCTCGTCGACACCTTCCCCGGCCAATCCATCG ATTTCTTCGGTGCCTTGAGGGCTCGGGTTTACGATGACGAAGTGAGGAAATGGATCAGTGAGGTCGGAGTCGCAAGCGTAGGGAAGAAGTTAGTGAACTCAAGGGAAGGACCTCCAACATTTGAGCAGCCAAAAATGACCATTGAAAAGCTATTGGAATATGGAAACATGCTTGTTGCTGAGCAAGAGAATGTTAAGAGAGTCCAATTGGCTGACAAATACTTGAGTGAAGCTGCCCTCGGTGAAGCTAATGAAGATTCCATCAATAGAGGAACTTTCTATG GCAAAGCAGCACAACAAGTTGGGGTTCCAGTTCCCGAAGGGTGCACTGATCCAAATGCTGATAACTTTGATCCAACGGCTAGAAGTGATGATGGAACTTGCACTTACAAATTCTAG